One Caretta caretta isolate rCarCar2 chromosome 8, rCarCar1.hap1, whole genome shotgun sequence DNA window includes the following coding sequences:
- the DYNLT4 gene encoding dynein light chain Tctex-type 4, producing MPFIFGQSPYYTMSRPLLESHTGAEGERPRCHAGGMAGKPLALFQEALAQFNQAVASENPEAARLRAGLLSTRRSSHSVDNPPRPLMRLKSIEEGKPPSLHSRRSSVMSIANAPFTSRRNSVSMAMGGRRLSIGPWMHSGRVSFSGLPLFQPIRETQYENTYKTQPDEGCKFDPCRAQRALESTLTSYLGDAKYNPVTSGQLAQSLSELIRSRLKDLTPPRYKLVCNVFLGQQGQQSLQVASRCLWDPENDSMASATFINASLFAVATVHGLYFE from the exons ATGCCTTTCATTTTTGGGCAGAGTCCCTACTACACAATGTCCCGGCCCCTCCTGGAAAGTCACACAGGAGCTGAGGGGGAAAG ACCCAGGTGTCACGCCGGGGGCATGGCAGGCAAGCCGCTAGCACTGTTCCAGGAGGCTCTGGCCCAGTTCAACCAGGCAGTAGCGTCAGAGAACCCGGAGGCTGCACGCCTGAGGGCGGGCTTGCTGTCCACCCGCCGCAGCTCTCACTCAGTGGACAACCCGCCCAGGCCCCTGATGCGGCTGAAGAGCATAGAGGAGGGGAAGCCGCCCTCCCTGCACTCGCGGAGGAGCTCCGTCATGAGCATCGCCAACGCCCCCTTCACCAGCCGAAGAAACTCTGTCTCCATGGCAATGGGAGGGAGGCGCCTCTCCATCGGCCCCTGGATGCACAGCGGGCGGGTGAGCTTCTCAGGGCTCCCCCTCTTCCAGCCCATCCGGGAGACGCAGTATGAGAACACCTACAAGACCCAGCCAGACGAAGGCTGTAAGTTTGACCCCTGCCGGGCCCAGCGGGCTCTGGAGTCCACCCTCACCAGTTACCTGGGGGATGCCAAGTACAACCCGGTGACGAGCGGGCAGCTGGCCCAGAGCCTGTCTGAGCTCATCCGCAGCCGCCTAAAGGACCTCACCCCGCCCCGCTACAAGCTGGTCTGTAACGTCTTCCTGGGCCAGCAGGGCCAACAGAGCCTGCAGGTGGCCAGCCGCTGCCTCTGGGACCCGGAGAACGACAGCATGGCCTCCGCCACCTTCATCAACGCCTCCCTCTTTGCCGTGGCCACGGTGCACGGGCTGTACTTCGAGTAG